One stretch of Streptomyces sp. R21 DNA includes these proteins:
- a CDS encoding pectinesterase family protein produces MTEPNPHSAEQHRHRRSLTRRRTVAFATGTAAALGLVAVSLVPRAQAATVITVAKDGSGTYTTVQAAINAAAAGDTISVGKGTYTEIVKVPTSKSGLTIKGATGNAEDVVITYDRAAGYTDSSGNKYGTLGSSVATFSANNLTVTGVTIQNTFSKAAHPEITDTQAVAVTAQGDRQRFTGDRFIGHQDTVLNWAPSATGQYRQYFSSSFIAGDVDFIFGNATAVYDRVNIQLRNSGAAAGGLNGFLAAPNTNSAKTYGILITGSTISSPAAANTYYLGRPWHPTSDAVAQFVIRGTSLPAAVKTAGPWTDMSGYSWKNARFFEYKNTGAGATVNSNRPQLTDPQAANYTAQKYLAGTDGWNPIG; encoded by the coding sequence ATGACTGAGCCGAACCCGCACTCCGCAGAGCAGCACCGGCACCGTCGCTCCCTCACCCGACGCCGTACCGTCGCGTTCGCGACCGGCACCGCGGCGGCCCTCGGGCTCGTCGCGGTGTCGCTGGTCCCCAGGGCGCAGGCCGCCACGGTGATCACCGTCGCCAAGGACGGCTCCGGCACGTACACGACCGTGCAGGCTGCGATCAACGCGGCCGCCGCGGGCGACACCATCTCCGTCGGGAAGGGCACCTACACGGAGATCGTCAAGGTGCCGACGTCCAAGTCCGGCCTGACGATCAAGGGCGCCACCGGCAACGCCGAGGACGTCGTCATCACCTACGACCGGGCCGCCGGGTACACGGACTCCAGCGGCAACAAGTACGGCACCCTGGGCAGTTCGGTCGCGACGTTCTCGGCGAACAATCTGACCGTCACCGGCGTCACGATCCAGAACACCTTCTCCAAGGCCGCGCACCCGGAGATCACCGACACCCAGGCGGTCGCCGTCACCGCGCAGGGCGACCGGCAGAGGTTCACGGGCGACCGATTCATCGGACACCAGGACACGGTCCTGAACTGGGCGCCGTCGGCCACCGGACAGTACCGGCAGTACTTCTCCTCCTCCTTCATCGCCGGAGACGTCGACTTCATCTTCGGCAACGCCACCGCCGTCTACGACCGCGTCAACATCCAGCTGCGCAACTCGGGCGCGGCGGCGGGCGGACTGAACGGCTTCCTCGCCGCGCCGAACACCAACTCCGCGAAGACGTACGGGATTCTGATCACCGGCAGCACGATCTCCAGCCCGGCCGCCGCCAACACGTATTACCTGGGCCGCCCTTGGCACCCGACGTCGGACGCGGTGGCACAGTTCGTCATCCGGGGGACCTCGCTGCCGGCGGCCGTGAAGACGGCCGGGCCCTGGACCGACATGAGCGGCTACTCGTGGAAGAACGCCCGCTTCTTCGAGTACAAGAACACGGGTGCCGGTGCGACCGTGAACTCCAACCGTCCGCAGCTCACCGACCCCCAGGCCGCGAACTACACGGCCCAGAAGTACCTGGCGGGCACGGACGGCTGGAATCCCATCGGCTGA
- a CDS encoding rhamnogalacturonan lyase B N-terminal domain-containing protein, protein MSGSARRSVRRRTFVLGASAAAGSAALAGPLAGTAAAAAFGYTDDGSNYVIDTGANLVFKVSKTNGDLTSLVYRGTEYQGYGGKNSHVESGLGTSTVTIKQSGSSILVSVAYGTLKLYYAARSGENNVYVWTNKADTSVSATRYIVRVKAGLFLNDEPDSYTYAPTTIEASDVFAKSDGQTRSKHYSKLRVIDYDYIGWKTGSVGLWMVRSNHEKASGGPFYRSLLRHQSADGGGLYEILYYGENQTEAQRFGLQGPYVIAFTDGGAPSSSLYHGNLTTSWADSLGISGYVAAGGRGKVAGVGISGRDTAFAYTVGIANSAAQYWGSARSSDGYFSIAGVLPGTYTLTVFKGELAVYTGSVTVTAGGTTTLNTIAIPSSNDPGNASAIWRIGNWDGTPSGFKNADLMTYAHPSDPRAAAWTGNVVIGSGSETSAFPAYIWKDVNSGLLVYFKLTAAQAAAAHTLRIGVTTAYANGRPQIAVNSWTSAIPSPPTQPSTRSLTVGSYRGNNYTFTYSVPASAWLTDTSQYNILKINVVSGSGTTSYLSAGTSIDALDLLA, encoded by the coding sequence ATGTCCGGATCCGCCCGCAGATCGGTCCGCCGCCGTACCTTCGTCCTCGGCGCGAGCGCCGCCGCAGGATCGGCCGCCCTCGCCGGACCCCTCGCCGGCACGGCCGCCGCCGCGGCCTTCGGCTACACCGACGACGGCTCGAACTACGTCATCGACACCGGCGCCAACCTCGTCTTCAAGGTCAGCAAGACCAACGGCGACCTGACCTCGCTCGTCTACCGCGGCACGGAGTACCAGGGCTACGGCGGCAAGAACTCGCACGTCGAGTCGGGCCTCGGCACCTCCACCGTGACGATCAAACAGTCCGGTTCGTCGATTCTGGTCTCGGTCGCGTACGGCACGCTGAAGCTCTACTACGCGGCCCGCAGCGGCGAGAACAACGTCTACGTGTGGACCAACAAGGCCGACACGTCGGTCAGCGCGACCCGCTACATCGTGCGCGTCAAGGCGGGCCTCTTCCTCAACGACGAGCCCGATTCCTACACTTACGCGCCCACCACCATCGAGGCCTCGGACGTCTTCGCGAAGTCCGACGGCCAGACGCGCTCCAAGCACTACTCGAAGCTCCGCGTCATCGACTACGACTACATCGGCTGGAAGACCGGCAGCGTCGGCCTGTGGATGGTGCGCAGCAACCACGAGAAGGCGTCCGGCGGCCCGTTCTACCGCTCGCTGCTACGGCACCAGAGCGCCGACGGCGGCGGCCTGTACGAGATCCTGTACTACGGCGAGAACCAGACCGAGGCGCAGCGGTTCGGGCTCCAGGGGCCCTACGTCATCGCCTTCACGGACGGGGGCGCGCCCTCCTCGTCGCTGTACCACGGCAACCTGACCACGTCCTGGGCGGACTCGCTCGGCATCTCCGGATACGTCGCCGCGGGCGGCCGGGGCAAGGTCGCGGGCGTCGGCATCTCGGGGCGGGACACGGCATTCGCGTACACGGTGGGGATCGCCAACTCGGCCGCCCAGTACTGGGGTTCGGCGCGCTCCTCGGACGGCTACTTCTCGATCGCGGGCGTGCTGCCGGGGACGTACACCCTGACGGTCTTCAAGGGTGAACTCGCCGTCTACACCGGCTCGGTGACGGTCACGGCGGGTGGCACGACCACGCTCAACACGATCGCGATCCCGTCGTCGAACGACCCGGGCAACGCGAGCGCGATCTGGCGGATCGGCAACTGGGACGGCACGCCGAGCGGGTTCAAGAACGCGGACCTGATGACGTACGCGCATCCCTCCGACCCGCGGGCCGCCGCCTGGACGGGCAACGTGGTGATCGGCAGTGGCAGTGAGACGTCCGCGTTCCCGGCGTACATCTGGAAGGACGTCAACAGCGGTCTGCTGGTGTACTTCAAGCTGACGGCGGCGCAGGCGGCGGCCGCGCACACGCTGCGGATCGGGGTGACGACGGCGTACGCGAACGGCCGGCCGCAGATCGCCGTCAACTCCTGGACGTCGGCGATCCCTTCACCGCCCACCCAGCCGAGCACGCGGTCGCTCACCGTCGGCTCCTACCGGGGCAACAACTACACGTTCACGTACAGCGTTCCGGCCAGCGCCTGGCTGACGGACACCAGCCAGTACAACATCCTGAAGATCAACGTGGTGAGCGGTTCGGGCACCACGTCGTACCTCAGCGCGGGCACGTCGATCGACGCGCTGGACCTGCTGGCCTGA